The Candidatus Saccharibacteria bacterium region TATATTGAGCCTGGTGAAACACCAGCCCAAGCGATTGCAAGAATCTTGATCGAGGAAGCTGGTGATGACCTCAAAGTAGAGATCATTGCTCCGTTTACCACATTATCCTCGGCATCAGTGTCTGATCCAAGCATCTGGAGTATCGGAATACCCCATGTATGCAAACTGATATCTGGAAAACCAAAAGTCAACCCCGACTACAACCGAGTAACAGACTTTTGGTGGCTCAACCTAGAGCAAGCTTTAGCCGATCCCAACCTGACCCCTGGCACTCGTACCCAGCTCGAGGATTATCAAAAATTTAGATATCAAGCCTGTGGAACCTAAACACACTATTAGATCGCTAGAATCTACCCCCCTTAAATCAAGGCGAATCCTGGCAAGAAAGAGCAAAATGCAAAGGTCGGTCTTTAGACGATTTCTTTCCAAGCACCTTTGAGGATCAAGAAGCAGCTAGAACCTTTTGTATTGGATGTGATGTAAGTGAACAATGTCTAAATCTTGCATTAACGCATAATACTAAGGATGGTATCTGGGGCGGAGAAGTATTTGGTAGGCTCATAAGACCCAGAAGAACTACCACCTAGCTTCAAGCTTAAGTTAATGGCATTGCACTATCATCCTCCGCAACTCAGTCTCTTCTATCATCTTCTGACACTCTCCTGTCTTGTCACCCCTGGCCTCCTTGTCATCCTCCGATTGTCCAGAGGACAATACGAGGGATCCAGTATTTATAGCCATTGACATTCGTAGTACTCAAAGCGGAGCTTCGAGTATCTGAGACAATACACAAACAACAGTATAAACCAACCAATACAATCAATTATCTTGAGCCTCGAATCCTCAATACTTCGAAGTTCAAACTTACAAGGAACAGGTCTTTTGCTTTAATACACTGCCAAAAACTGCCGATTTGGAATGAACTGCTGGTAGTGGCTCAGTAACCCAGCTGGCAAATTACCATCCGCTACCTCACTACCAAATATCGCATAGAGTTCAGTATCAAAATCCTGACCCTCTTGATCTTGATATGCATCAAATCTATTGGGATAGACATTGGTGTTATAAAATTGATAATACTCTCTTAGTCCGACTGACAATTGTTCTCTAGCTCGATCATCAAGCAACTGAGAGTAGACATAATGCAAATATTCGTGAGCGACAGTCGTAGCCAATCCCGCTGCACCCATCTCAAATGCCTCAGGACGAATATAGATATTGCTTGGTGGCTCTATATAACACCC contains the following coding sequences:
- a CDS encoding NUDIX hydrolase, coding for MSYQSFKIGVGILILNDCGEILLGERNDPKDPDNLGRKELLGGYIEPGETPAQAIARILIEEAGDDLKVEIIAPFTTLSSASVSDPSIWSIGIPHVCKLISGKPKVNPDYNRVTDFWWLNLEQALADPNLTPGTRTQLEDYQKFRYQACGT